In the Moraxella osloensis genome, TGTCGTTAAGTGAATTATTTGATTTTAGGGGAAAAAATGAAACTAATTGATGTATTTGATAAATTGCCAGCCCTTTATCACAAGCCATTTTCACAGCTTAAACTTCAAGAAGATTTAACCAGCTTTACAATTAATAAAGGTAATACGGGTCAATTCTTACAACAGCTTTTAGACATGCCAAACAATAGCGATTTGACCGATTTTGAAGATGGTGAGTTAAAAACCAATAAAGCAGATAGCAACGGCAAACCTAGAGAAACCATGTTTATTACCCAAATCTCTAAAGATTTTGATAGTTTATTTTTTAATGATACTGTAGAAAATCGCTTACTAGCCAAAATAAGTAATTTGCTTTATCTGCCTGTTTGTAAAAACAGTAAAGAGCCTAATGATTGGTATTTTTTACCTGCGTATCACATTAATTGCAAAGAAAATCATGATTTGTTTCAACAATTTCATGATGATTTTGAAACAATAAAAGCAAAAATCTTGCATGATTTGGAAAATTCATCCGACAAATTTATTCATACTTCAAACGGCAAATATATCCAAATTCGCAGTAAAGATGCAAAGAGAGCGAACGGGCAATATAAT is a window encoding:
- a CDS encoding DNA mismatch repair protein MutH yields the protein MILGEKMKLIDVFDKLPALYHKPFSQLKLQEDLTSFTINKGNTGQFLQQLLDMPNNSDLTDFEDGELKTNKADSNGKPRETMFITQISKDFDSLFFNDTVENRLLAKISNLLYLPVCKNSKEPNDWYFLPAYHINCKENHDLFQQFHDDFETIKAKILHDLENSSDKFIHTSNGKYIQIRSKDAKRANGQYNPIFCTTLDRHVSNKNHAFYFKKEFMLDIQNGTIKADKIV